One window from the genome of uncultured Tateyamaria sp. encodes:
- a CDS encoding sensor histidine kinase, which produces MRGRATSLRRRLTWTLIGGAALLAVLFYLVVRTYAQQIAQQSQDRILEASLTSLMDAAVVREGQVEVDVPYAAFAMLDTAADDRVFYAVHQGGALLTGYDGLFAGPFEPAARPAFQTQAFGGAEVRMASLTQSLPASPAPVLLTVSVAQTRDNLAGTLFSISVNAALFGGAFFALAAGMALWTSRSTVRPLSQMAEAVARRGPRDLRPVVRPVPTELSPLVTSLNSLMTRLSASLTQSETFIAEAAHRVRTPLATVRTHAEATLMRVDKDENRAALRSMIRAIDESSRAAGQLLDHAMVTFRGDQMERRPVDLVAICGELVDRLTPVAEMKDLELVLRSDGPVEVQGDPILIQNAVRNLIDNALKYSPPEGIVRIEVGTDPVAIVVCDAGDGFPAEQMAELSQRFQRGANAGDTVGSGLGLTIAQDVAEAHGGRLELANAEGGGACASLYL; this is translated from the coding sequence ATGAGGGGTAGGGCCACATCCCTGCGGCGGCGACTGACCTGGACATTGATCGGGGGCGCGGCGCTGTTGGCCGTGCTGTTTTACCTGGTCGTGCGGACCTATGCCCAGCAGATCGCGCAGCAAAGCCAGGACCGGATTCTGGAGGCGTCGCTGACGTCGTTGATGGATGCCGCCGTGGTGCGCGAGGGCCAGGTGGAGGTCGATGTGCCCTATGCCGCGTTTGCGATGCTGGACACGGCCGCCGATGACCGGGTGTTTTACGCGGTGCATCAGGGGGGCGCGCTTTTGACCGGCTATGACGGGTTGTTTGCGGGCCCGTTTGAGCCTGCGGCGCGGCCCGCGTTCCAGACGCAGGCGTTTGGCGGGGCAGAGGTGCGGATGGCCTCGTTGACCCAATCGTTGCCAGCCAGCCCCGCGCCGGTGTTGCTGACCGTGTCCGTGGCGCAGACGCGGGACAATCTGGCGGGCACGTTGTTTTCGATCTCGGTCAATGCGGCATTGTTTGGCGGGGCGTTTTTTGCATTGGCGGCGGGCATGGCGCTGTGGACATCGCGGTCGACCGTGCGACCGCTGAGCCAGATGGCCGAGGCCGTGGCGCGCCGGGGGCCGCGGGATTTGCGTCCGGTGGTGCGGCCTGTGCCGACCGAATTGTCGCCATTGGTGACCTCTTTAAATTCGCTGATGACGCGGCTGAGCGCGTCGTTGACCCAGTCAGAGACGTTCATTGCCGAGGCCGCGCACCGGGTGCGGACGCCGCTGGCGACGGTGCGCACGCATGCGGAGGCAACCTTGATGCGGGTGGACAAGGACGAGAACCGGGCGGCACTGCGGTCGATGATCCGGGCAATTGATGAGAGTTCTCGGGCTGCGGGACAGTTGCTGGATCATGCGATGGTGACCTTTCGTGGCGACCAGATGGAACGGCGCCCCGTCGATCTGGTCGCGATCTGCGGTGAGTTGGTGGATCGGCTGACCCCGGTGGCCGAGATGAAGGATCTGGAGTTGGTTCTGCGATCGGACGGGCCCGTCGAGGTGCAGGGCGATCCGATCCTGATCCAGAATGCGGTGCGGAACCTGATTGACAATGCGTTGAAATACTCGCCTCCCGAAGGGATTGTGCGGATCGAGGTTGGGACTGATCCCGTGGCGATTGTGGTGTGTGATGCGGGCGACGGGTTTCCGGCCGAGCAGATGGCGGAGTTGTCCCAGCGGTTTCAGCGCGGGGCGAATGCGGGCGATACGGTGGGGTCCGGTTTGGGTTTGACCATCGCGCAGGATGTGGCCGAGGCGCATGGCGGGCGTCTGGAACTGGCAAATGCCGAAGGGGGCGGGGCGTGCGCATCTTTGTATCTTTAG
- a CDS encoding response regulator transcription factor has protein sequence MKYLLIEDNAELAGALCNRMRLDGHAIDHAATLSEGSDYLRVGEYDLILLDIMLPDGDGRGFLERHRAREDDTPVIVLTARSEVSDRVGMLDLGADDYLTKPFDHAELQARCRAVLRRRVGSAQTVIRRGDASLDPLASVLTIGEAEVTLRNRELRLLELFMNAPGQIFSKDKLVDRLFSYDGTVTDNAIEVYVGRLRKHLEPSSLTISTHRGLGYRLDEG, from the coding sequence ATGAAATACCTGTTGATCGAGGACAATGCCGAACTGGCAGGCGCGTTGTGCAACCGCATGCGTCTGGATGGACATGCCATTGATCATGCAGCGACATTATCCGAAGGGTCGGATTACCTGCGTGTAGGTGAATACGATCTGATCCTGTTGGACATCATGCTGCCCGATGGCGATGGGCGCGGGTTTCTTGAGCGGCACAGGGCACGCGAGGATGACACGCCCGTCATCGTCCTGACCGCGCGGTCAGAGGTGTCCGACAGGGTTGGCATGCTGGATCTGGGCGCCGATGACTACCTGACCAAGCCGTTTGATCATGCGGAGTTACAGGCCCGCTGCCGGGCGGTCTTGCGTCGCCGCGTGGGGTCTGCGCAGACCGTCATTCGGCGGGGGGACGCGTCACTTGATCCGTTGGCGTCTGTTTTGACGATTGGGGAGGCGGAGGTGACCTTGCGCAATCGCGAGTTGCGGTTGTTGGAGTTGTTCATGAATGCGCCGGGGCAGATTTTTTCCAAGGACAAGCTGGTGGATCGGCTGTTTTCCTATGACGGGACGGTCACGGACAACGCGATCGAGGTGTATGTGGGCCGCTTGCGCAAGCATCTGGAGCCGTCGAGCCTGACCATATCGACCCATCGTGGTTTGGGGTATCGGTTGGATGAGGGGTAG
- a CDS encoding tripartite tricarboxylate transporter substrate-binding protein, whose amino-acid sequence MKTFEMGRRALLGAAMAFGLGGAALADGHQVVDSIHFLIPGGAGGGWDGTARGTGEALTGAGLVGTASFENMSGGGGGKAIGYLIENADSNHGTLMVNSTPIVIRSLTGVFPHNFRDLTLVAGTIGDYAAIVVGKDSPINSMDDLLAAYDADPDGTAVGGGSVPGGMDHLVAAMVMEAAGKDALGVKYIPYDAGGKAMAALLSGEIAALSTGFSEAVDLANAGEVKIIGVTSPERVDAAPDAMTMKEQGIDTEFVNWRGFFAAPGLPEDKLAAYQDALTKMYDTPEWEDVRARNGWVNIHNNGDDFNAFLEDQEKVIGDLMKKLGFL is encoded by the coding sequence ATGAAAACCTTTGAGATGGGCCGCCGCGCCCTGCTCGGCGCAGCTATGGCATTTGGCCTTGGCGGGGCCGCACTCGCAGACGGCCACCAGGTCGTCGACAGCATCCACTTCCTGATCCCCGGCGGTGCCGGTGGCGGTTGGGACGGCACCGCGCGTGGCACGGGCGAGGCGCTGACCGGCGCGGGCCTTGTGGGCACCGCATCGTTCGAAAACATGTCGGGCGGTGGTGGCGGCAAAGCCATCGGCTACCTGATCGAAAACGCCGACAGCAACCATGGCACGCTGATGGTCAACTCGACCCCCATCGTGATCCGCTCGCTGACCGGTGTGTTCCCGCACAACTTCCGCGACCTGACCCTGGTTGCAGGCACCATCGGTGACTACGCGGCCATCGTGGTGGGCAAGGACAGCCCCATCAATTCGATGGACGACCTTCTGGCTGCCTATGACGCTGATCCCGATGGCACTGCCGTGGGCGGTGGTTCGGTTCCCGGCGGCATGGACCACCTCGTGGCGGCCATGGTGATGGAAGCGGCCGGCAAGGATGCGCTGGGCGTGAAATACATCCCCTATGACGCGGGCGGCAAAGCCATGGCGGCCCTTTTGTCGGGCGAAATCGCGGCTCTGTCCACCGGCTTCTCCGAAGCGGTCGATCTGGCCAACGCAGGCGAAGTGAAGATCATCGGCGTCACCTCGCCCGAACGCGTGGATGCAGCCCCCGATGCCATGACCATGAAGGAACAGGGCATCGACACCGAGTTCGTGAACTGGCGCGGGTTCTTCGCCGCTCCGGGCCTGCCCGAGGACAAGCTGGCCGCCTATCAGGATGCACTGACCAAGATGTATGACACCCCCGAATGGGAAGACGTCCGTGCGCGCAACGGCTGGGTCAACATCCACAACAACGGGGACGACTTCAACGCCTTCCTCGAAGATCAGGAAAAGGTCATCGGCGACCTGATGAAGAAGCTGGGCTTCCTCTGA
- a CDS encoding tripartite tricarboxylate transporter TctB family protein: protein MALDRWIGLILLGIFAAYGYAAWFTMDGSLAPFMQRNPIWPSTFPKVLSIMGILVGLIIVLGLEKVDAPKDDAPGVLEQIKGYKLGQAGLLLGLMVAYALLLRPAGFIIATVGFLMLGSIILGERRWIAMLIVAGLATGIVWYLVQVVLGIFLRPLPAFMGI, encoded by the coding sequence ATGGCACTTGATCGCTGGATCGGACTGATCCTTTTGGGCATTTTTGCCGCCTACGGCTATGCGGCGTGGTTCACCATGGACGGCAGCCTCGCCCCCTTCATGCAGCGCAATCCCATCTGGCCCTCGACCTTCCCCAAGGTGCTCTCGATCATGGGCATCCTCGTCGGTCTGATCATCGTGCTGGGCCTTGAAAAGGTCGACGCCCCCAAGGATGACGCGCCGGGTGTTCTCGAACAGATCAAAGGCTACAAACTCGGCCAGGCCGGTCTGCTCCTCGGCCTCATGGTGGCCTACGCGCTGCTCTTGCGCCCCGCGGGCTTCATCATCGCAACGGTCGGGTTCCTGATGCTCGGCTCGATCATCTTGGGCGAGCGTCGTTGGATCGCGATGCTGATCGTCGCGGGCCTGGCCACCGGCATCGTCTGGTATCTGGTGCAGGTCGTGCTGGGCATCTTCCTGCGCCCGCTGCCTGCGTTCATGGGAATATAA
- a CDS encoding tripartite tricarboxylate transporter permease: MLEGILIGLQTAFSLQNLLMVIGGCLIGTFIGMLPGLGPMSIIAIMIPVAISLGDPSAALILLAGVYYGAIFGGSTSSILLNAPGVAGTVATSFDGYPMARDGKAGKALTIAAIASFCGGSIGAILLMIFAPMLSSVALLFHSAEYFALMVVGLSAIAAFAGTGQVAKAIMMTLLGLIMATVGEGALFNMPRFTMGLMDLQSGFAFITLAMAMFALPEALFLVMDPARSKSGKSGDIKDLRITRAEARSIAPVIGRQSLQGFFIGVLPGAGATIASFLGYAVERNIAPEKEKQEFGKGSIKGLAAPETANNAACTGSFVPLLTLGIPGSGTTAILLGALIALNVTPGPRLMVDDPQIFWAVIISMYIGNLVLLILNLPLIPYIAKILAVPRNFLIPFILFFTLMGAYIGQNNATELLLLVGFGICATILRFADYPLAPLLIGFILGGMLEDNFSRSMQLYDGVSFIWERPMTLGLLVIAALLVILPSYRARRARLRAQGVADGD, from the coding sequence ATGCTCGAAGGAATCCTGATCGGCCTACAAACGGCCTTCTCCCTCCAGAACCTGCTCATGGTCATCGGCGGCTGCCTGATCGGCACGTTCATCGGCATGCTTCCGGGCCTCGGGCCGATGTCGATCATCGCCATCATGATCCCCGTCGCCATCTCGCTTGGCGACCCCTCCGCCGCGCTCATCCTTCTTGCAGGCGTCTACTACGGCGCGATCTTCGGCGGCTCGACCTCCTCCATCCTGCTGAACGCGCCGGGGGTCGCCGGCACGGTCGCGACCAGCTTTGATGGCTATCCCATGGCGCGCGATGGCAAGGCCGGCAAGGCGTTGACCATCGCCGCCATCGCGTCTTTCTGCGGTGGGTCCATCGGGGCGATCCTGTTGATGATCTTTGCGCCGATGCTGTCATCGGTCGCACTGCTCTTCCACTCCGCCGAATACTTCGCGCTGATGGTCGTGGGCCTGTCGGCCATCGCTGCCTTCGCGGGCACGGGCCAGGTGGCCAAGGCCATCATGATGACCCTGCTGGGCCTGATCATGGCAACGGTGGGCGAAGGTGCGCTGTTCAACATGCCGCGCTTCACCATGGGGCTGATGGACCTGCAATCCGGCTTCGCTTTCATCACGCTTGCCATGGCAATGTTCGCCCTGCCCGAGGCACTCTTCCTCGTCATGGATCCGGCGCGATCGAAGTCCGGTAAGTCCGGCGACATCAAGGACCTGCGGATCACGCGGGCCGAGGCCAGGTCCATCGCGCCGGTCATTGGCCGCCAGTCCCTGCAGGGATTTTTCATCGGTGTCCTGCCGGGCGCGGGTGCCACCATCGCGTCCTTCCTGGGCTACGCGGTCGAACGCAACATCGCGCCCGAGAAGGAAAAGCAGGAGTTCGGCAAAGGGTCCATCAAGGGCCTCGCCGCACCCGAGACTGCCAACAACGCGGCCTGTACGGGCTCGTTTGTTCCGTTGCTTACCTTGGGCATCCCCGGCTCGGGCACGACGGCCATCCTGCTGGGCGCGCTCATCGCGCTGAACGTTACGCCCGGCCCGCGCCTGATGGTCGATGATCCACAGATCTTCTGGGCTGTCATCATATCGATGTATATCGGCAACCTGGTCCTGTTGATCCTGAACCTTCCGCTGATCCCCTACATCGCGAAAATCCTTGCGGTGCCGCGCAATTTCCTGATCCCCTTCATCCTCTTCTTCACGCTGATGGGGGCGTATATCGGGCAGAACAACGCGACCGAATTGTTGCTGCTCGTGGGTTTTGGCATCTGTGCCACGATCCTGCGCTTTGCCGACTACCCGCTGGCCCCGCTGCTGATCGGCTTTATCCTCGGCGGGATGCTCGAGGACAACTTCAGCCGCTCCATGCAGCTTTACGATGGCGTCAGCTTTATCTGGGAACGGCCCATGACGCTGGGCCTGTTGGTCATCGCGGCCCTTCTGGTGATCCTGCCCAGCTACCGCGCGCGGCGGGCGCGGCTGCGAGCGCAAGGGGTGGCGGATGGGGATTGA
- a CDS encoding CoA transferase, with translation MGIEAGDGGQIAHPTPLNGVRVLDLTNVLAGPFCCHQLAHMGAEVIKVEAPGRGDLARQLGADPELNAQGMGVSFLAQNAGKKSVTVNFKHPDGKALFLRLVETADVVVENFRPGVMDRLGLGYEALKQHKPDLIYCAISGFGQDGPWVDRPAYDQIVQGVSGVMSITGDGDSAPLRVGYPVADTVGGMTAAFAVAAALNARPRGAFIDCSMLESVLATMGWVVSNHMIAGVDPSAHGNENPTSAPSGAFQTGDGLINIAANKDEQWVLLTDFLGLKALRDRAEYATREDRKRNRMALRDDIEAALTDWSARDLARALNAVGVPAGAVMSVPEILTHPQVAGRGLMTRYADVPGVGRDIDVVNTGVKMNGAPLTVPTPPPQLGQHGAEVWGALGLSDHDIGALAKKGAI, from the coding sequence ATGGGGATTGAGGCCGGGGATGGTGGGCAGATTGCCCACCCTACGCCCCTGAATGGGGTCCGGGTTCTTGATTTGACCAATGTCCTGGCGGGACCGTTCTGTTGTCACCAACTGGCCCACATGGGGGCCGAGGTGATCAAGGTCGAAGCGCCGGGACGCGGGGACCTGGCGCGCCAACTGGGCGCTGATCCCGAGCTGAATGCGCAGGGGATGGGCGTGTCGTTCCTTGCGCAGAACGCGGGCAAGAAGTCAGTCACGGTGAACTTCAAGCACCCGGATGGCAAAGCGCTGTTTTTGCGGCTTGTTGAAACGGCGGACGTGGTGGTCGAAAACTTTCGCCCCGGCGTGATGGACCGCTTGGGCCTTGGCTACGAGGCTCTGAAACAACACAAACCAGATCTGATCTATTGCGCGATTTCCGGGTTTGGTCAGGACGGACCGTGGGTGGACCGCCCGGCGTATGATCAAATCGTTCAGGGTGTGTCCGGGGTCATGTCGATCACCGGGGATGGCGACAGTGCCCCCTTGCGCGTCGGTTACCCGGTTGCGGACACGGTGGGTGGCATGACGGCGGCCTTTGCGGTGGCGGCCGCACTTAACGCCCGTCCCCGCGGGGCGTTCATTGATTGTTCAATGTTGGAGAGCGTGCTGGCGACCATGGGCTGGGTTGTGTCGAACCACATGATTGCCGGTGTCGACCCTTCGGCCCATGGAAATGAAAACCCGACCTCTGCCCCGTCGGGTGCGTTTCAGACGGGCGACGGGTTGATCAACATTGCGGCCAACAAGGATGAACAATGGGTTCTGTTGACTGATTTCCTTGGGCTGAAAGCGCTGCGCGACCGCGCGGAGTATGCCACGCGGGAAGATCGAAAACGGAACCGTATGGCGCTGCGAGACGATATTGAAGCGGCGTTGACCGACTGGTCCGCGCGTGACCTTGCGCGGGCGTTGAACGCGGTTGGTGTCCCAGCCGGGGCGGTGATGTCCGTGCCCGAGATCCTGACCCATCCGCAGGTGGCAGGCCGGGGGTTGATGACACGCTATGCCGATGTGCCGGGTGTTGGGCGCGACATCGACGTCGTCAATACCGGGGTCAAAATGAACGGCGCGCCGTTGACGGTGCCGACGCCGCCGCCGCAGCTTGGACAACACGGGGCGGAGGTGTGGGGTGCGCTTGGGCTGAGTGACCACGACATCGGGGCCTTGGCCAAAAAGGGGGCGATATGA
- a CDS encoding citryl-CoA lyase, producing MSDVSDWWSTDIIDMAPGQIRMRGHPIEDLIGAVSFPQMIWLMTRGGLPSEAEARLLEAALVAAVDHGPQAPSIAAARMAVTCGLPLNGAMASAVNMLDDVHGGAGEQAVTLYARVSASDDPVPDVLDAWRTDHGPFIPGFGHRFHKPVDPRAPRLLTLVDEAAAVGTVSGRFAGIAREIEAALADEKGKPVPMNIDGATAVIFAELGFPAALARGLFCLSRSVGILSHAYEQQQQGGRNKGPTPPGYRWTYTGPRPIED from the coding sequence ATGAGCGACGTGTCAGACTGGTGGAGCACCGACATCATCGACATGGCCCCGGGTCAGATCAGGATGCGCGGACATCCGATTGAGGACCTGATCGGGGCGGTGAGTTTTCCGCAAATGATCTGGTTGATGACGCGGGGCGGCCTGCCGTCCGAGGCGGAGGCCAGATTGCTTGAAGCTGCTTTGGTGGCCGCCGTGGATCATGGTCCGCAGGCCCCGTCGATTGCGGCGGCACGGATGGCCGTGACCTGTGGTTTGCCGTTGAACGGCGCGATGGCGTCTGCCGTGAACATGCTGGATGACGTGCATGGCGGGGCCGGGGAACAGGCGGTCACACTGTATGCGCGCGTGAGTGCGTCGGACGATCCGGTGCCCGATGTGCTGGATGCCTGGCGCACCGACCACGGGCCGTTCATACCCGGCTTTGGCCACCGGTTTCACAAACCTGTCGATCCGCGTGCACCACGGTTGCTGACGCTTGTGGACGAGGCAGCCGCGGTTGGTACCGTGTCCGGTCGTTTTGCGGGGATCGCCCGTGAAATCGAGGCCGCATTGGCCGACGAAAAGGGCAAGCCCGTGCCCATGAATATCGACGGCGCGACGGCTGTCATCTTTGCGGAACTGGGGTTTCCCGCCGCGTTGGCGCGGGGCCTGTTTTGCCTGTCACGCAGCGTCGGCATTCTATCCCACGCTTACGAACAGCAACAGCAGGGGGGTCGAAACAAGGGGCCGACCCCGCCCGGCTATCGTTGGACCTATACCGGACCTCGTCCCATCGAAGATTAG
- a CDS encoding SDR family oxidoreductase, giving the protein MTVLDSFDLAGKTALVTGAKRGIGRGMAEALAEAGADIIGVSATLAAGSDVQQKVEAMGRTFTPYACDFSDRAAVKSFAAQVLSDHPQIDILINNAGTILRTPAADHPDDMWDTVIEVNLNAQFILTREVGKTMVERGAGKIIFTASLLTFQGGITVPGYAASKGGIGQLTMAFANEWAGKGVNVNAIAPGYIDTDNTEALRSDPVRSKSILERIPAGRWGKPDDFKGPAVFLASDASAYMHGHVMLVDGGWMGR; this is encoded by the coding sequence ATGACCGTTCTCGACAGTTTCGACCTTGCGGGCAAGACCGCCCTTGTGACAGGCGCCAAACGCGGCATCGGACGCGGCATGGCCGAGGCGCTGGCCGAAGCGGGCGCAGACATCATCGGCGTCAGCGCGACGCTTGCCGCCGGCTCGGATGTCCAGCAAAAGGTCGAAGCCATGGGTCGCACCTTCACGCCATACGCTTGCGACTTCTCTGATCGCGCCGCGGTCAAATCCTTCGCGGCCCAGGTCCTCTCCGACCATCCGCAAATCGACATCCTGATCAACAACGCGGGCACCATCCTGCGCACACCTGCGGCGGATCACCCCGACGACATGTGGGACACGGTGATCGAGGTGAACCTGAACGCCCAGTTCATCCTCACGCGGGAGGTCGGCAAAACCATGGTCGAACGCGGCGCGGGCAAGATCATCTTCACCGCGTCACTGCTCACGTTTCAGGGCGGGATCACCGTGCCGGGCTATGCCGCGTCCAAGGGGGGCATCGGGCAACTCACCATGGCCTTTGCCAACGAATGGGCGGGCAAGGGTGTGAACGTGAACGCCATCGCGCCCGGCTATATCGACACCGACAACACCGAGGCATTGCGCAGCGACCCGGTGCGCTCAAAGTCCATACTGGAGCGTATCCCGGCGGGCCGGTGGGGCAAACCGGACGACTTCAAAGGTCCCGCCGTCTTCCTTGCCTCCGACGCGTCGGCTTACATGCACGGTCACGTCATGCTGGTCGATGGGGGTTGGATGGGCCGCTAA
- a CDS encoding alcohol dehydrogenase catalytic domain-containing protein, producing MTHQAAFYRGDKHFSVEAVNTPPPGPGQVQIDVAFCGICGTDLHIYLGHMDGRVGFERTIGHEMSGVVSATGDGVDGLAPGQKIVVRPLDHCGQCPACTAGHQHICHNLKFIGIDSDGAFQQKWNVPAHTVHVLPADLDLSHAALIEPLAVAVHDVDRGKVQPGEDVLVIGGGPIGMLVAMAARHAGANVTVAEINDNRLAFAQKIGFTTMDPKTTDVAQAMHEATGGKGADVVFEVSGSQPGVDLMTAAAATRGRIVMVAIHATKPQIDMFQFFWRELDLIGARVYRPKDYDKAMDLLARGVVDCDAFITDIRALDDIEGAFKSLTENPNAMKSMIRVTEGLQ from the coding sequence ATGACGCACCAGGCGGCATTTTATCGCGGCGACAAACACTTCTCGGTCGAGGCGGTGAACACCCCGCCCCCTGGGCCCGGCCAGGTGCAGATCGATGTCGCCTTTTGTGGAATCTGCGGCACGGACCTGCACATCTATCTTGGTCACATGGACGGGCGCGTCGGATTTGAACGCACCATCGGGCACGAGATGTCGGGCGTTGTCTCTGCCACAGGTGACGGCGTCGATGGCCTCGCGCCGGGCCAGAAGATCGTTGTGCGCCCCCTTGATCACTGCGGCCAGTGCCCCGCCTGCACGGCCGGCCACCAGCACATCTGCCACAACCTCAAATTCATCGGCATCGACAGCGATGGGGCGTTTCAGCAGAAATGGAACGTCCCGGCCCACACCGTCCATGTCCTGCCTGCGGACCTCGACCTGTCCCACGCCGCCCTGATCGAACCGCTTGCCGTGGCCGTCCACGACGTGGACCGTGGCAAGGTGCAACCGGGCGAAGACGTGCTTGTCATCGGCGGCGGCCCCATCGGCATGCTGGTTGCCATGGCGGCGCGTCACGCAGGCGCAAATGTGACAGTGGCCGAGATTAACGACAACCGCCTCGCCTTTGCGCAAAAGATCGGGTTCACCACGATGGACCCCAAGACCACCGACGTCGCTCAGGCCATGCACGAGGCGACAGGCGGCAAAGGCGCTGACGTGGTGTTCGAAGTGTCGGGCAGCCAGCCCGGTGTCGACCTGATGACCGCTGCCGCCGCCACACGCGGGCGCATCGTCATGGTCGCGATCCACGCCACCAAACCGCAGATCGACATGTTCCAGTTCTTCTGGCGCGAACTGGACCTGATCGGCGCGCGTGTCTACCGGCCCAAGGATTACGACAAGGCCATGGACCTGCTCGCCAGGGGCGTCGTCGATTGCGACGCGTTTATCACCGACATTCGGGCGCTGGACGATATCGAAGGGGCGTTCAAATCCCTGACCGAGAACCCGAACGCGATGAAATCCATGATCCGCGTGACGGAGGGCCTGCAATGA